The following coding sequences lie in one Myxococcota bacterium genomic window:
- a CDS encoding VOC family protein: MIRVQDIAYVRFGAPDLDAMERFAAEFGLVLAARQGGSLYHRGTDPSPYIHVTEEGEPGYRGVAFEAASAADLEAASKLDGASGVEKLDAPGGGHVVRFRDPDGHGVEVVHGRELLPALPVPTGSGINRGSHRERFGTLHRPPSGPSSVKRLGHVGIRGSDFRTSADWYASRFGFIPSDEVALGEDAIIAAFLRCDRGDTFTDHHTLVCIGAPEPGLDHAAFEVEDLDTLMMGHEHLVQHERDHHAGIGRHILGSQIFDYWKDPWGHVVEHFADGDLLNASHPTERHGPDVALGTLWGRFGP; encoded by the coding sequence ATGATCCGAGTCCAGGACATCGCCTACGTGCGCTTCGGCGCCCCCGACCTCGACGCGATGGAGCGCTTCGCGGCGGAGTTCGGCCTGGTGTTGGCCGCCCGCCAGGGCGGCTCCCTCTACCACCGCGGCACTGACCCGTCCCCCTACATCCACGTCACGGAAGAAGGCGAGCCCGGCTACCGCGGTGTGGCCTTCGAGGCGGCCTCGGCGGCCGACCTCGAGGCTGCGTCGAAGCTGGACGGCGCCTCGGGTGTGGAGAAGCTCGACGCGCCCGGCGGTGGTCACGTGGTGCGTTTCCGTGATCCGGACGGGCATGGCGTCGAGGTGGTCCACGGCCGTGAACTCCTGCCCGCGCTCCCCGTCCCGACCGGGTCGGGCATCAACCGGGGCAGCCACCGCGAGCGCTTCGGCACCCTGCACCGACCGCCGTCGGGGCCGTCTTCGGTGAAGCGCCTCGGCCACGTCGGCATTCGGGGCTCGGACTTCCGCACCAGCGCCGACTGGTACGCCTCGCGCTTCGGCTTCATCCCGTCGGACGAAGTGGCCCTCGGTGAAGACGCGATCATCGCCGCGTTCCTCCGCTGCGATCGCGGCGACACGTTCACCGATCACCACACGCTGGTCTGCATCGGCGCTCCCGAACCGGGCCTCGACCACGCGGCCTTCGAGGTCGAAGACCTCGACACCCTGATGATGGGCCACGAACACCTCGTGCAACACGAGCGCGACCACCACGCGGGCATCGGTCGTCACATTCTCGGGAGTCAGATCTTCGACTACTGGAAGGACCCGTGGGGCCATGTCGTCGAGCACTTTGCCGACGGCGACCTGCTCAACGCCAGCCATCCAACGGAGCGTCACGGCCCGGACGTCGCGCTCGGAACGCTCTGGGGCCGCTTCGGCCCCTGA
- a CDS encoding bifunctional 3-(3-hydroxy-phenyl)propionate/3-hydroxycinnamic acid hydroxylase → MHDVVIVGYGPVGAVMALQLAHAGLRVLILERGTEPLDLPRAVGLDGETARMFQRLGIGDEMAKLYQPPREGDAVWFTNSKHEPLFGMEMPLHGANGWRDMVFFDQPELEAALRQVVAAEPRIEVRLGRKVTELGQDADRVQLTSTAVDGDDPQTHEGAWAIGCDGASSFVRETLGIEWESLGYDQDWLVIDVIQKPGAGLPGVTMQVCDPARLATYVCVKDPNRRWEFQVLPGETREEMLRPEKIRELLDPWTSAEYYDLRRAAVYQFHAANAAAWRAGRVFLAGDAAHQTPPFLGQGLNAGFRDAVNLGWKIPLVHAGLCEASLLDSYAEERDAHARDLVDWAVAIGKLMETLAAREAGLPDPYQVDQSSGYGQGRTAPPLRGGVLMAANDDTSAVGVQLRQPSVREKGGRAERLDAFLGDGFAIVGQRADDIALGAEAAAVWERLGGTILALEDFELTEGEWDYALDQHPALLVRPDRFLFGGVDADTSLDDLVFALARKLGLRDTTVG, encoded by the coding sequence ATGCACGATGTCGTGATCGTCGGGTACGGGCCCGTGGGGGCCGTCATGGCGCTCCAGCTCGCGCACGCGGGGCTTCGCGTGCTGATTCTCGAGCGCGGAACCGAACCGCTCGACCTGCCGCGTGCCGTCGGCCTCGACGGTGAAACCGCGCGCATGTTCCAGCGCCTCGGCATCGGCGACGAGATGGCGAAGCTCTATCAGCCGCCCCGCGAAGGCGACGCGGTCTGGTTCACCAACTCCAAGCACGAGCCGCTGTTCGGCATGGAGATGCCGCTCCACGGCGCCAATGGCTGGCGCGACATGGTGTTCTTCGACCAGCCTGAGCTCGAAGCGGCGCTGCGCCAGGTGGTCGCGGCGGAACCGCGGATCGAGGTGCGGCTCGGCCGCAAAGTCACGGAGCTCGGTCAGGACGCCGATCGCGTGCAACTGACGAGCACCGCCGTCGACGGCGACGACCCCCAGACGCACGAGGGCGCCTGGGCCATCGGCTGTGACGGAGCGTCGAGCTTCGTCCGCGAGACCCTCGGCATCGAGTGGGAGAGTCTCGGTTACGACCAGGACTGGCTCGTGATCGACGTGATCCAGAAGCCCGGCGCGGGCCTGCCCGGCGTGACCATGCAGGTCTGCGACCCGGCGCGGCTCGCCACCTACGTGTGCGTGAAGGATCCGAATCGACGCTGGGAGTTCCAGGTCCTGCCCGGTGAAACCCGCGAAGAGATGCTGCGGCCGGAGAAGATCCGCGAGCTCCTCGATCCCTGGACGTCGGCCGAGTACTACGACCTGCGGCGCGCGGCGGTGTATCAGTTCCACGCCGCCAACGCCGCGGCCTGGCGCGCGGGCCGCGTCTTTCTCGCGGGAGATGCCGCACACCAGACACCCCCCTTCCTCGGGCAGGGTCTCAATGCGGGCTTCCGCGACGCCGTGAACCTCGGCTGGAAGATCCCGCTGGTCCACGCGGGCCTGTGCGAAGCCTCGCTCCTCGACTCCTATGCCGAGGAACGCGACGCGCATGCCCGCGATCTCGTCGATTGGGCCGTGGCCATCGGCAAGCTGATGGAGACGTTGGCGGCGCGCGAGGCCGGCCTGCCCGATCCCTACCAGGTCGACCAGAGCTCGGGCTACGGACAAGGACGCACGGCACCGCCCTTGCGCGGCGGCGTTCTGATGGCGGCAAACGACGACACCAGCGCTGTGGGCGTTCAACTCCGCCAGCCCTCGGTCCGCGAGAAGGGCGGCCGCGCGGAACGCCTCGATGCCTTCCTGGGCGATGGCTTCGCGATCGTCGGCCAGCGCGCGGACGACATCGCGCTCGGGGCAGAAGCCGCGGCGGTCTGGGAGCGGCTCGGCGGGACGATCCTCGCGCTCGAGGACTTCGAGCTGACCGAAGGCGAGTGGGACTACGCCCTCGACCAGCACCCGGCCCTCCTCGTCCGACCCGATCGCTTCCTCTTCGGCGGCGTCGATGCGGACACGTCCCTCGACGACCTCGTCTTCGCCCTCGCTCGCAAACTCGGCCTGCGTGACACCACCGTCGGGTAG
- a CDS encoding nuclear transport factor 2 family protein, which translates to MRIDPNNTWRVVEERLAEETDPTLRRNLELVLAHMKCEAKADIEGVVDTLVEKPRYVTHDLPGNPVMNPDGSKDAVRQFYDLTIVQTGAHRLELDCERVIVDKHAVLTEGVMRMAYPGATLRAMGIEVDDDEAYYLYETRMGVVWPVDPVEGKLVGEETYTGSDGFEGIADRKLAPGDIAELRL; encoded by the coding sequence ATGCGGATCGACCCGAACAACACCTGGCGCGTCGTCGAGGAGCGGCTCGCGGAAGAGACCGACCCCACCCTCCGCCGCAACCTCGAGCTGGTGCTCGCCCACATGAAGTGCGAAGCGAAGGCGGACATCGAGGGCGTCGTCGACACCCTGGTCGAGAAGCCGCGCTACGTCACCCACGACCTCCCGGGGAATCCGGTGATGAACCCGGACGGCAGCAAGGACGCCGTCCGCCAGTTCTACGATCTCACGATCGTCCAGACCGGCGCCCACCGCCTCGAGCTCGACTGCGAACGGGTGATCGTCGACAAGCACGCGGTGCTCACCGAGGGTGTGATGCGTATGGCCTACCCGGGGGCGACGCTGCGCGCGATGGGCATCGAAGTCGATGACGACGAGGCCTACTACCTCTACGAGACGCGCATGGGCGTGGTCTGGCCCGTCGACCCGGTCGAGGGGAAGCTCGTGGGAGAGGAGACCTACACGGGCTCCGACGGCTTCGAGGGCATCGCCGACCGCAAGCTCGCGCCGGGCGATATCGCCGAGCTGCGCCTCTAG